Proteins from a single region of Nocardiopsis dassonvillei subsp. dassonvillei DSM 43111:
- a CDS encoding SDR family oxidoreductase — translation MPRRTIDITVPDLTGRRALVTGASDGMGLGMAMRLAAAGAEVIMPVRNPRKGEDAIARIRRSRPDARVSLRDLDLSSLASVAALGDTLREEGLPIHILINNAGVMTPPDRQTTADGFEVQFGTNHLGHFALVGRLLPLLRAGRARVTSQISVAARRGAVNWDDLNWERSYDGMRAYSQSKIAFGLFGLELERRSRAHGWGITSNLSHPGVAPTSLLAARPELGRDRDTLGVRLIRALSARGILLGTVESAKLPALMAATDPAAEPGMLYSPSGPGNLGGPPAEQRLYTPLRGADEAERVWRVSEQLTGTAIPAV, via the coding sequence ATGCCGCGTCGAACCATCGACATCACCGTGCCGGACCTGACCGGGAGGCGCGCGCTCGTCACCGGCGCCAGCGACGGGATGGGCCTGGGGATGGCCATGAGGCTGGCCGCCGCGGGCGCCGAGGTGATCATGCCCGTCCGCAATCCGCGCAAGGGCGAGGACGCGATCGCCAGGATCCGCCGGAGTCGCCCCGACGCCCGGGTCTCGCTGCGCGACCTCGACCTGTCCTCTCTCGCCTCGGTCGCGGCCCTCGGCGACACGCTCCGCGAGGAGGGCCTGCCGATCCACATCCTCATCAACAACGCGGGTGTGATGACCCCGCCGGACCGGCAGACCACGGCGGACGGCTTCGAGGTCCAGTTCGGCACCAACCACCTCGGCCACTTCGCCCTGGTGGGCCGCCTCCTACCGCTGCTGCGCGCCGGTCGGGCGCGGGTGACCTCGCAGATCAGCGTCGCCGCGAGGCGGGGCGCCGTCAACTGGGACGACCTGAACTGGGAGCGTTCCTACGACGGCATGCGCGCCTACAGCCAGTCCAAGATCGCGTTCGGTCTCTTCGGCCTCGAACTGGAACGCCGCAGCAGGGCCCACGGTTGGGGAATCACCAGCAACCTCTCCCACCCCGGGGTGGCACCGACCAGCCTCCTGGCCGCCCGCCCCGAACTCGGCCGCGACCGGGACACCCTGGGCGTGCGGTTGATCCGCGCGCTCTCGGCCCGCGGCATCCTGCTGGGCACCGTCGAGAGCGCGAAGCTGCCCGCCCTCATGGCCGCGACCGACCCGGCCGCCGAGCCGGGCATGCTCTACAGCCCGAGCGGCCCCGGCAACCTCGGCGGCCCGCCCGCCGAGCAGCGGCTCTACACCCCGCTGCGCGGCGCCGACGAGGCCGAGCGGGTCTGGCGGGTCTCCGAGCAGCTCACCGGGACCGCCATCCCCGCCGTCTGA
- a CDS encoding MDR family MFS transporter: MLSSTIVSVALPQIVGALDGSQSQYTWVVTATLLASTASTPVWGKLADLFDKKKLLQLSIGLFIVSSLLCGFAQTTGQLIAFRAVQGLGMGASQVLVQVIIAAMVSPKQRGTLNGYIGAVMAVATVGGPLIGGLLADLPGLGWRWCFLIGVPFMLVALVALSRTLKLVDVRRPDTKVDYAGAALIAAGVSLLLLWVTFVGNDFAWISWQSGAMVAGSLLLLGLAVWVEARVSEPVVPLHLVMRRETAIAILASSAVGMAMFGGAVFLGQYFQLARGYSPTEAGLLTAPLMLGTMISSTVSGRMVSRSGRVKSYVVTGMVTLTLGFLVLATIDATTPLLIVCGGMVLMGLGVGMSMQNLVLVVQNSVPLREIGAASGTVAFFRTLGGTMGVSVLGAFLANRVSTNISDGLSESGVSATAGGGDAGTLNLDAMPPFLREIVEGAYGTSTGDLFLLATGIALVGLVLALFLPRVQLRDSLDLPDPAAEAAKTEGTEEAARAPEAGAPTEPTSTVGATGTARTGREPSAD, encoded by the coding sequence ATGCTCAGCAGCACGATCGTGTCGGTCGCCCTCCCCCAGATCGTCGGGGCGCTGGACGGCAGCCAGTCGCAGTACACGTGGGTGGTGACCGCGACCCTGCTGGCCTCCACCGCCTCCACTCCGGTCTGGGGCAAGCTGGCCGACCTCTTCGACAAGAAGAAGCTGCTCCAGCTCTCGATCGGGCTGTTCATCGTCTCGTCGCTGCTGTGCGGGTTCGCGCAGACCACCGGCCAGCTCATCGCGTTCCGGGCCGTGCAGGGCCTGGGCATGGGCGCCTCGCAGGTCCTGGTCCAGGTGATCATCGCCGCGATGGTCAGCCCCAAGCAGCGCGGCACCCTCAACGGCTACATCGGCGCGGTGATGGCCGTGGCCACCGTCGGCGGACCGCTGATCGGCGGGCTGCTGGCCGACCTGCCCGGCCTGGGCTGGCGCTGGTGCTTCCTCATCGGCGTGCCGTTCATGCTGGTGGCCCTGGTCGCGCTGAGCCGCACGCTCAAGCTGGTGGACGTGCGCCGCCCCGACACGAAGGTGGACTACGCGGGCGCCGCGCTGATCGCCGCGGGCGTCAGCCTCCTGCTGCTGTGGGTGACCTTCGTGGGCAACGACTTCGCCTGGATCTCCTGGCAGTCCGGGGCCATGGTCGCCGGAAGCCTGCTGCTGCTCGGCCTGGCCGTGTGGGTGGAGGCGCGCGTGTCGGAGCCGGTCGTGCCCCTGCACCTGGTCATGCGGCGCGAGACCGCCATCGCCATCCTGGCCAGCTCCGCGGTCGGCATGGCGATGTTCGGCGGGGCGGTCTTCCTGGGCCAGTACTTCCAGCTGGCGCGCGGCTACTCCCCCACCGAGGCCGGTCTGCTGACCGCCCCGCTCATGCTGGGGACGATGATCTCCTCGACCGTGTCCGGGCGCATGGTCTCGCGTTCGGGACGGGTCAAGTCCTACGTGGTCACCGGCATGGTCACGCTGACCCTGGGCTTCCTGGTGCTGGCCACCATCGACGCGACCACGCCGCTGCTCATCGTGTGCGGGGGCATGGTGCTGATGGGGCTGGGGGTCGGCATGTCCATGCAGAACCTGGTCCTGGTGGTGCAGAACTCCGTCCCGCTGCGCGAGATCGGCGCGGCCAGCGGCACGGTCGCCTTCTTCCGCACCCTGGGCGGCACCATGGGCGTGTCCGTACTGGGCGCCTTCCTGGCCAACCGCGTCTCCACGAACATCTCCGACGGCCTGTCCGAGTCCGGGGTGAGCGCCACCGCCGGAGGCGGGGACGCCGGCACCCTGAACCTGGACGCCATGCCGCCGTTCCTGCGCGAGATCGTCGAGGGCGCCTACGGCACGTCCACCGGCGACCTGTTCCTGCTCGCCACGGGCATCGCCCTCGTCGGCCTGGTGCTGGCGCTCTTCCTGCCCCGGGTCCAGCTGCGGGACAGCCTGGACCTGCCCGATCCGGCCGCGGAGGCCGCTAAGACCGAGGGGACCGAGGAGGCCGCGCGGGCCCCCGAGGCCGGTGCCCCGACGGAGCCGACGAGCACGGTCGGCGCCACGGGCACCGCGCGGACCGGCCGGGAGCCGTCCGCCGACTGA
- a CDS encoding sodium/glutamate symporter — MFPTDEVGGDAVTTLLFAVTVLGLLVLAGVVLRLLIAPLRRLFVPAALIGGVLGAALGPYGAGLFPESMTGTWAALPGVLITVVFAPMLIGVRIPNPRRSYHLIAPQLLFGYMGDLLMIGVPVLVCAALLMPFWDVNAMFGTVIEVGWPGGHGTAAGMGPVYAELGWTDGGALALAAATAGLVFGIVVGMVLINIGARRGHLRHLSADRGEEAPEVLPEEARTPMGRVTLNKDLVDGLAFHGALIAAAVLIGWVLQYFLGLVIPGMPLFPLAMIGGGVVQAVISRTRLGEAVDPGSLRAIQGVALDLLVVSAVASIAVPVVLGNIVPLLVLVAVAALVTVGFFYWAGPRMFRDSWFEHAIVNFGTLTAVASVGLMLLRTADPELRTDAARAYALRAPFFSPIAGGGMLTALLPLIAVNYGPWALGVGALLAAAAVYVLARVLGIWRRPGAGVGAAAGG; from the coding sequence GTGTTCCCCACAGACGAAGTCGGCGGCGACGCCGTCACCACCCTGCTGTTCGCCGTCACCGTCCTCGGCCTGCTCGTGCTCGCCGGGGTCGTGCTGCGGCTGCTGATCGCCCCGCTGCGCCGCCTGTTCGTCCCGGCCGCGCTCATCGGCGGCGTCCTGGGGGCCGCGCTGGGGCCCTACGGCGCGGGGCTGTTCCCCGAGAGCATGACCGGCACCTGGGCCGCGTTGCCCGGGGTGCTGATCACCGTGGTCTTCGCCCCGATGCTCATCGGCGTGCGCATCCCCAACCCGCGCAGGAGCTACCACCTCATCGCGCCGCAGCTCCTGTTCGGCTACATGGGCGACCTCCTGATGATCGGCGTCCCCGTGCTGGTGTGCGCCGCGCTGCTCATGCCCTTCTGGGACGTGAACGCGATGTTCGGCACCGTCATCGAGGTCGGCTGGCCGGGCGGGCACGGCACCGCAGCGGGAATGGGGCCGGTCTACGCCGAACTGGGCTGGACCGACGGCGGCGCGCTCGCGCTGGCGGCGGCCACCGCCGGGCTGGTGTTCGGGATCGTGGTGGGCATGGTGCTCATCAACATCGGTGCCCGCCGCGGCCACCTGCGCCACCTCAGCGCGGACCGCGGCGAGGAGGCGCCCGAGGTCCTGCCCGAGGAGGCGCGGACCCCGATGGGGCGCGTGACCCTCAACAAGGACCTCGTCGACGGACTGGCCTTCCACGGGGCGCTGATCGCCGCGGCGGTGCTGATCGGCTGGGTGCTCCAGTACTTCCTCGGACTCGTGATCCCCGGCATGCCGCTGTTCCCGCTGGCGATGATCGGCGGCGGCGTCGTACAGGCGGTCATCTCGCGGACCCGGCTGGGCGAGGCGGTGGACCCCGGCAGCCTGCGCGCCATCCAGGGGGTCGCGCTCGACCTGCTGGTGGTCTCTGCGGTCGCGTCCATCGCGGTGCCCGTCGTGCTCGGCAACATCGTGCCGCTGCTGGTTCTGGTCGCGGTCGCCGCGCTGGTCACGGTGGGCTTCTTCTACTGGGCGGGTCCGCGGATGTTCCGCGACTCCTGGTTCGAGCACGCCATCGTCAACTTCGGAACGCTGACGGCGGTGGCCTCGGTCGGCCTCATGCTGCTGCGCACGGCCGACCCGGAGCTCAGGACCGACGCCGCGCGGGCCTACGCGCTGCGCGCGCCCTTCTTCAGCCCGATCGCCGGAGGCGGGATGCTGACGGCGCTGCTGCCGCTGATCGCGGTGAACTACGGGCCCTGGGCGCTGGGCGTCGGAGCGCTCCTCGCCGCGGCGGCGGTGTACGTGCTCGCGCGGGTGCTGGGGATCTGGCGGCGGCCCGGAGCGGGCGTCGGCGCCGCGGCCGGGGGCTGA
- a CDS encoding NAD(P)/FAD-dependent oxidoreductase, producing the protein MTYQFVIIGGGVHGCATAWQLAEAGADVLLLEAREVASGASGGFGRRGVRANRRDLRELPLMRAAYRIWPTLDRRLGAATGYQRTGGMFLIEQETTGTRGGLVAAHTHAAVQRRLGVPTEVLDRDGVLAREPGVSESVRAALYCPLDGTADHTATTRAFADAARGRGAVIAEHSPVTAVERSGDRVTAVRTARGERHEVGEALLVLNNAGAADLLRTQFDVELPVWRILPQALRLTPRSTPPLTHLVGHDHRSLSLKPLPDGAVMVSGGWRGRWDADSGRGRTVEENVRGNMRAAAEVYADLADAELDLADASRPESCSADEIPVIDRIPGTANALVGTGWTGHGFAIAPAVAESLAFWARTGARPDNLAPFSFARF; encoded by the coding sequence ATGACTTACCAGTTTGTGATTATCGGGGGCGGAGTGCACGGCTGCGCCACCGCGTGGCAGCTCGCCGAGGCCGGGGCGGACGTCCTGCTCCTGGAGGCCCGCGAGGTGGCCTCGGGGGCCTCGGGCGGCTTCGGCCGCCGGGGCGTGCGCGCCAACCGGCGCGACCTGCGCGAACTGCCGCTGATGCGGGCCGCCTACCGTATCTGGCCCACGCTCGACCGGCGCCTGGGCGCGGCCACGGGCTACCAGCGCACGGGTGGGATGTTCCTCATCGAGCAGGAGACCACCGGCACCAGGGGCGGGCTGGTCGCCGCGCACACCCACGCGGCGGTGCAGCGGCGCCTGGGCGTGCCCACCGAGGTGCTCGACCGCGACGGCGTCCTGGCACGGGAACCCGGTGTCTCGGAGTCCGTGCGGGCGGCGCTGTACTGCCCCCTCGACGGCACCGCCGACCACACCGCCACGACCAGGGCGTTCGCCGACGCGGCGCGCGGGCGCGGCGCCGTGATCGCCGAGCACAGCCCGGTCACCGCCGTCGAGCGCTCCGGGGACCGCGTCACCGCCGTGCGCACCGCGCGCGGGGAGCGCCACGAGGTGGGGGAGGCGCTGCTGGTGCTCAACAACGCCGGGGCCGCCGACCTGCTGCGCACGCAGTTCGACGTGGAGCTGCCGGTGTGGCGGATCCTGCCGCAGGCGCTGCGGCTGACCCCCCGTTCCACCCCGCCCCTGACCCACCTCGTCGGCCACGACCACCGCTCGCTGTCGCTGAAGCCGCTGCCCGACGGCGCCGTCATGGTGAGCGGCGGGTGGCGCGGCCGCTGGGACGCCGACAGCGGCCGGGGCCGGACCGTGGAGGAGAACGTGCGCGGCAACATGCGGGCCGCCGCGGAGGTCTACGCCGACCTCGCCGACGCCGAACTCGACCTGGCCGACGCCTCCCGGCCGGAGTCGTGCAGCGCCGACGAGATCCCCGTCATCGACCGGATCCCCGGGACCGCCAACGCTCTGGTCGGCACCGGCTGGACCGGGCACGGCTTCGCCATCGCACCGGCGGTGGCCGAGTCGCTCGCGTTCTGGGCGCGCACCGGCGCGCGCCCCGACAACCTCGCCCCCTTCTCGTTCGCGAGGTTCTAA
- a CDS encoding MurR/RpiR family transcriptional regulator gives MKTSPEEGGGFRERVGARLDSLSPRERAVTDFLLDRPSEAVTASAAELASRTGTSDATVVRTARSLGYGGLRELKRAVMDMLTTRRDPALVLDQRLERLSGTRVFDQVLADSVDLLRGLPEVLDAGAFDTAVRLVEAAGRTVAYGIGPASATARYFAVELGRMGRRCTVLEATGFRLADDLLGIGGDDAVVVFAPLRLFREIDALLDHAAEVGAPVVVVTEAVGEAVRERVEAVLTTPPSTSGAASENLASWLVAHALTMELAARDRTGSVAAHQRLNRLRRAVAGAEIDTDVTGSGGTAEGSDGARRPS, from the coding sequence ATGAAAACTTCACCAGAGGAGGGCGGCGGGTTCCGCGAGCGGGTGGGCGCCCGGCTCGACTCGCTCTCCCCCCGCGAGCGCGCGGTCACCGACTTCCTGCTCGACCGCCCCTCGGAGGCCGTGACCGCGTCGGCCGCCGAACTGGCCTCCCGCACGGGCACCAGCGACGCCACCGTCGTGCGCACGGCCCGGTCGCTGGGCTACGGCGGCCTGCGCGAACTCAAGCGCGCGGTCATGGACATGCTCACCACCCGGCGCGACCCCGCCCTGGTCCTGGACCAGCGATTGGAGCGCCTCAGCGGCACGCGCGTGTTCGACCAGGTCCTCGCCGACAGCGTCGACCTGCTGCGGGGGCTGCCCGAGGTCCTCGACGCCGGGGCCTTCGACACCGCGGTCCGCCTGGTCGAGGCGGCCGGGCGCACCGTCGCCTACGGCATCGGACCGGCCTCGGCGACCGCCCGCTACTTCGCGGTCGAACTGGGCCGGATGGGCCGCCGGTGCACCGTCCTGGAGGCGACCGGGTTCCGGCTCGCCGACGACCTGCTGGGCATCGGCGGCGACGACGCCGTGGTGGTCTTCGCGCCGCTGCGGCTCTTCCGGGAGATCGACGCCCTCCTGGACCACGCGGCCGAGGTCGGGGCGCCCGTCGTCGTGGTCACCGAGGCCGTGGGCGAGGCCGTCCGCGAACGGGTCGAGGCGGTCCTGACCACCCCGCCCTCCACCTCGGGCGCCGCGAGCGAGAACCTCGCGAGCTGGCTGGTGGCCCACGCCCTCACCATGGAGCTGGCCGCCCGCGACCGCACCGGATCGGTCGCGGCCCACCAGCGCCTCAACCGCCTGCGCCGCGCCGTGGCCGGTGCCGAGATCGACACCGACGTCACCGGCAGCGGCGGCACCGCGGAGGGGTCGGATGGAGCGCGACGCCCTTCATGA
- a CDS encoding SAM-dependent methyltransferase, producing the protein MTDIPIDTGVAHTARVRDYWLGGRDNYPVDREMGDAVAGLAPQVVEAVRGDRLFLRRAVGHLAREEGVRQFLDLGAGLPAAGNTHEVARAHAPDARVVYVDDDPMVLAHARALLVGTDQKRARYVGADLRDTDRVLESASATLDLDRPVALSLLGTMGHFGVLEEALGIVRAYTDALAPGSFLAVCDGVLAHVEAVTDERALAALRRWRESVARPYHTRTVEDFTRFFDGLALVEPGVVCVTRWRPEPVEVGRARDIPEYCGLARKG; encoded by the coding sequence ATGACGGACATCCCCATCGACACCGGCGTCGCGCACACCGCGCGGGTGCGGGACTACTGGCTCGGCGGCAGGGACAACTACCCGGTGGACCGCGAGATGGGCGACGCCGTCGCGGGGCTGGCGCCCCAGGTCGTCGAGGCCGTCCGGGGGGACCGGCTCTTCCTGCGCCGCGCGGTGGGCCACCTGGCCCGGGAGGAGGGCGTCCGCCAGTTCCTCGACCTCGGCGCCGGACTGCCCGCCGCCGGCAACACCCACGAGGTGGCGCGGGCGCACGCCCCGGACGCGCGCGTGGTCTACGTGGACGACGACCCCATGGTCCTGGCGCACGCGCGCGCCCTGCTGGTGGGCACCGACCAGAAGCGGGCCCGGTACGTGGGGGCGGACCTGCGCGACACCGACCGGGTGCTGGAGAGCGCCAGCGCGACCCTCGACCTGGACCGCCCGGTCGCGCTGTCCCTGCTGGGGACGATGGGCCACTTCGGCGTCCTGGAGGAGGCCCTGGGCATCGTGCGCGCCTACACGGACGCGCTGGCGCCGGGCAGTTTCCTGGCCGTGTGCGACGGCGTCCTCGCCCACGTGGAGGCCGTCACCGACGAGCGCGCGCTGGCGGCGCTCCGGCGCTGGCGGGAGAGCGTCGCGCGGCCCTACCACACGCGCACGGTGGAGGACTTCACCCGCTTCTTCGACGGGTTGGCGCTGGTCGAACCCGGGGTCGTCTGCGTCACCCGGTGGCGGCCCGAGCCGGTCGAGGTCGGAAGGGCGCGCGACATCCCCGAGTACTGCGGCCTGGCCCGCAAGGGCTGA
- a CDS encoding DUF6879 family protein: MTRNAPTFDDLLDSCQESAIHLELRDVYGVADEVAGFEEWKRVGHRGDWNDRASWWAPFYQAVADATARGVTVRRARVVSMPVTDYIRFEHAGTQGNIIAGEHVRWLPRRQATDIAFPGNDFWLFDGRIVHVNHFTGDGRWLEREVTEDPELAKLCSSAFEAVWERAVPHADFRV, encoded by the coding sequence ATGACGCGGAACGCGCCCACCTTCGATGACCTGCTCGACTCCTGCCAGGAGTCCGCGATCCACCTGGAACTGCGCGACGTCTACGGTGTGGCCGACGAGGTCGCGGGCTTCGAGGAGTGGAAGCGCGTCGGGCACCGCGGCGACTGGAACGACCGCGCGTCCTGGTGGGCCCCCTTCTACCAGGCGGTCGCCGACGCCACGGCACGAGGCGTCACCGTGCGTCGGGCGCGGGTGGTCTCGATGCCGGTGACGGACTACATCCGTTTCGAGCACGCGGGCACCCAGGGAAACATCATCGCGGGAGAACACGTACGCTGGCTCCCACGCCGCCAGGCGACCGACATAGCGTTCCCCGGCAACGACTTCTGGCTCTTCGACGGACGCATCGTCCATGTCAACCACTTCACGGGAGACGGGCGGTGGCTTGAGCGGGAAGTCACCGAAGACCCGGAGTTGGCCAAGCTGTGCTCCTCGGCCTTCGAGGCCGTCTGGGAACGCGCCGTCCCCCACGCCGACTTCCGCGTCTGA
- a CDS encoding helix-turn-helix domain-containing protein — MREIRLDAGLTGAELASRTGWHKSKSSRIENAKTPPSDADVRAWCRACGADEQAEDLVSASRNAESLYVEWRRKQRAGLRHLQESYVPLYEQTGLFRIYTPNVIPGFLQTPGYTTALFTAITDLDGDDEDIDAAVDARMDRSRILRRGGHRFSMLLEESVLRYRMGTPEVMAGQLGHVLSVMSLPNVSVGVIPFSTRRLVLPLEAFTVYDDSLVRVELTTAELTIEAPAEVATYTRAFGRLQRLAVYGHKARALLTSAIGALD, encoded by the coding sequence TTGAGAGAAATCCGCCTGGACGCCGGGCTGACGGGGGCCGAACTGGCTTCCCGGACTGGTTGGCACAAGTCGAAGTCCTCGCGCATCGAGAACGCGAAGACACCGCCCTCCGACGCCGACGTCAGGGCCTGGTGCAGGGCCTGTGGAGCGGACGAGCAGGCGGAGGACCTGGTCTCCGCGTCACGGAACGCCGAGTCGCTGTACGTGGAGTGGAGGCGCAAGCAGCGCGCCGGGCTCCGGCACCTCCAGGAGTCCTATGTTCCGCTGTACGAGCAGACCGGGCTCTTTCGGATCTACACCCCCAACGTGATCCCCGGATTCCTCCAGACCCCCGGTTACACCACCGCGCTCTTCACCGCCATCACCGATCTCGACGGTGACGACGAGGACATCGACGCGGCAGTGGACGCCCGGATGGACCGCTCACGCATCCTCAGGCGGGGTGGTCACCGGTTCTCGATGCTGCTCGAGGAGTCCGTTCTGCGGTATCGCATGGGAACTCCCGAAGTGATGGCCGGACAGCTCGGACATGTGCTGTCCGTCATGTCCCTGCCCAATGTCTCCGTGGGAGTCATCCCCTTCTCCACACGGCGTCTCGTGCTGCCGCTCGAAGCGTTCACCGTCTACGACGACAGCCTCGTCCGGGTCGAACTCACCACCGCGGAACTCACCATCGAGGCCCCGGCCGAGGTGGCGACGTACACGAGGGCGTTCGGCCGCCTCCAGAGGCTCGCCGTCTACGGACACAAGGCCCGAGCGCTGCTCACCTCGGCGATCGGTGCGCTCGACTAG
- a CDS encoding protein-L-isoaspartate O-methyltransferase family protein: MADRSPCNGTGRVIAGGDGSGPWSDEEVIDCPPCNGTGGAAGYAEDAPYDAVIATWAVVEVPRAWTGQPRSGGVVVTPRAPTAGLPGGAMARLVVSEEGCAQGRFAGDAGFMTSRYQRARYGAPHDPHGTAERAWNRGGDAREVVTGGAGPQLALMVPGIRIGMSAVRCEAEPCVWLSALDSPSWARPYADGRVGTGRPAAGG; encoded by the coding sequence ATGGCGGACCGCTCCCCTTGCAACGGAACGGGCAGGGTCATCGCCGGAGGCGACGGCAGCGGCCCCTGGTCCGACGAGGAGGTCATCGACTGCCCGCCGTGCAACGGGACCGGTGGCGCCGCCGGATACGCGGAGGATGCGCCCTACGACGCGGTCATCGCCACCTGGGCCGTGGTCGAGGTCCCCCGCGCGTGGACCGGGCAGCCCCGGTCCGGAGGCGTGGTCGTCACGCCCCGGGCTCCGACGGCCGGCCTTCCCGGGGGCGCCATGGCCCGGCTCGTGGTGTCGGAGGAGGGTTGCGCGCAGGGGCGCTTCGCGGGCGACGCCGGCTTCATGACGTCGCGCTACCAGCGCGCCCGGTACGGCGCTCCGCACGACCCGCACGGCACGGCCGAGCGCGCGTGGAACCGCGGCGGGGACGCGCGCGAGGTGGTCACGGGCGGGGCCGGTCCGCAGTTGGCGCTCATGGTGCCCGGGATCCGGATCGGCATGAGCGCGGTGCGGTGCGAAGCCGAACCGTGCGTGTGGCTCTCGGCGCTGGACTCCCCGTCGTGGGCGCGGCCGTACGCGGACGGCCGGGTGGGAACAGGGCGGCCCGCGGCCGGCGGGTGA
- a CDS encoding rhamnulokinase has translation MSAAGGGAVHAAVDLGASSGRVIAGRVEDGRLRTEEVARFPNGPVTVPAGSRAGLHWDVLSLYAGVVEGLRRAAGPHGLASVGVDSWAVDYGLLDADGALLGNPVHYRDGRTDGVPERVFAHLPAERMYAVNGLQVQPFNTVFQLAAASGGAQLAAARDLLLVPDLLGYWLTGERVAELTNASTTGLVDVRERRWADACLDLLETGFGVAARDLLPGLVEPGTVVGALRRGPEPGAGLGAAAGAPLVAVGSHDTASAVVAVPAATRRFAYVSSGTWSLVGVELDAPVRTEASRAANFTNELGVDGTVRYLRNVAGLWLLQESLRTWRERGREVDLADLLARTARVPALSCVVDVDDPRFLPPGDMPARIAAFAAETGQRPPEGDAEVARCVVDSLALAYRRAVRQAAELSGTDVEVVHVVGGGSRNALLCQLTADAVGLEVVAGPAEGAAVGNLLVQARAVGAVEGGLADLRRIVADSTEVGRYRPSGPRTPWEAAERLLHG, from the coding sequence ATGAGCGCCGCCGGAGGGGGCGCCGTCCACGCCGCCGTCGACCTGGGCGCCTCCAGCGGCCGGGTCATCGCCGGGCGGGTCGAGGACGGGCGGCTGCGCACCGAGGAGGTCGCCCGCTTCCCCAACGGGCCGGTCACCGTGCCCGCGGGAAGCCGCGCCGGCCTGCACTGGGACGTGCTGTCCCTGTACGCGGGCGTGGTCGAGGGGCTTCGCCGGGCCGCCGGACCCCACGGCCTGGCCTCGGTCGGCGTGGACTCCTGGGCGGTGGACTACGGGCTGCTCGACGCCGACGGCGCCCTGCTCGGCAACCCCGTGCACTACCGCGACGGGCGCACCGACGGGGTGCCCGAGCGGGTGTTCGCGCACCTGCCCGCCGAGCGGATGTACGCGGTCAACGGGTTGCAGGTGCAGCCGTTCAACACGGTGTTCCAGCTCGCAGCCGCCTCCGGCGGCGCCCAGCTGGCCGCGGCCCGCGATCTGCTGCTCGTGCCCGACCTGCTCGGGTACTGGCTGACGGGCGAGCGGGTCGCGGAGCTGACCAACGCCTCCACCACCGGCCTGGTCGACGTGCGCGAACGCCGCTGGGCCGACGCCTGCCTGGACCTGCTGGAGACGGGCTTCGGGGTCGCGGCGCGGGACCTGCTGCCCGGTCTGGTCGAACCCGGAACCGTCGTCGGCGCCCTCCGGCGCGGCCCGGAACCCGGTGCGGGCCTCGGCGCGGCGGCGGGCGCGCCGCTGGTGGCGGTGGGCTCGCACGACACCGCCTCCGCGGTGGTGGCCGTGCCCGCGGCCACGCGCCGCTTCGCTTATGTCTCCTCGGGGACGTGGTCGCTGGTGGGCGTGGAGCTGGACGCCCCGGTGCGCACCGAGGCCAGCCGGGCGGCCAACTTCACCAACGAGCTGGGCGTGGACGGCACGGTGCGCTACCTGCGCAACGTCGCCGGACTGTGGCTGCTCCAGGAGTCGCTGCGCACCTGGCGGGAGCGGGGGCGTGAGGTGGACCTGGCCGACCTGCTGGCGCGGACCGCCCGCGTGCCCGCGCTGTCGTGCGTGGTGGACGTGGACGACCCCCGGTTCCTGCCGCCGGGGGACATGCCCGCGCGGATCGCCGCGTTCGCCGCCGAGACCGGGCAGCGCCCGCCGGAGGGCGACGCCGAGGTGGCGCGGTGCGTGGTGGACTCCCTGGCGCTGGCCTACCGCCGGGCGGTGCGCCAGGCCGCCGAGTTGAGCGGGACGGACGTGGAGGTGGTCCACGTGGTCGGCGGGGGCTCGCGCAACGCGCTGCTGTGCCAGCTCACCGCGGACGCGGTCGGGCTGGAGGTGGTCGCCGGACCCGCCGAGGGGGCGGCGGTCGGCAACCTGCTGGTGCAGGCCCGCGCGGTCGGGGCGGTGGAGGGCGGCCTGGCCGACCTGCGCCGGATCGTGGCCGACTCCACCGAGGTCGGACGGTACCGCCCGAGCGGGCCGCGGACCCCGTGGGAGGCCGCCGAGCGTCTGCTCCACGGCTGA